In a genomic window of Syntrophales bacterium:
- a CDS encoding MASE3 domain-containing protein: protein MKRAAGHLVLGLVLLAGLALAGVHSILLSSAIAEGFSVAIACTVFAIAWNARRVLDNHFFLLVAVSLLSAAVLDFVHMLSHPGMGVFPEHGANLQVQLWIAARFLEGLTFAVAPAFVGRRLPAWESLFLYLLVTVAVLFAVFTPGAFPECVREGSGPTLFRIAGGYAVGGTLAVAAILLFRVRTAFDGIVYRLVMAAILIKAVQETAFVFVSGVSGYAGVLQHFLNIVALWLVYLALIDTGLRRPYDLLFRSLKESEKALRGSEEQFRRLAEESIVGVLVLQDNRIRYANHRLIEMFGYLPEEVINRMSPAEIIVPEDLPILEENLRRRVAGDRNVIHTPYRAVHKDGSVLNVEVHSVMITYQGRVAIMGTVIDVTNHIRAQEAVRYMAYHDSLTGLPNRSLLQDRVDTALAAASRANRHAALMVLDLDRFKEVNDTLGHALGDQLLVEVSGRLRQAVRESDTVARLGGDEFVVFLPEIRKEKAALVVAEKIVESLGMDFVLEGHPVHTSASVGIARFPEDGKDGRTLLRKADEAMYRAKEAGGNRYEQVSTFQEPDAGNPPEEMRDLRADSL from the coding sequence GTGAAACGTGCAGCAGGACATCTAGTTCTCGGGCTGGTTCTCCTGGCCGGCCTGGCCCTCGCCGGAGTCCACAGCATCCTGCTTTCCAGCGCCATCGCCGAAGGGTTCTCCGTCGCCATTGCCTGCACGGTGTTCGCCATTGCCTGGAATGCCCGGCGGGTCCTGGACAATCATTTCTTCCTTCTCGTCGCCGTCTCTCTTCTGTCCGCGGCCGTCCTTGATTTCGTTCACATGCTTTCCCATCCGGGAATGGGCGTCTTCCCGGAGCATGGCGCCAATCTGCAGGTTCAGCTCTGGATCGCCGCCCGCTTCCTGGAGGGCCTGACGTTCGCGGTGGCTCCCGCCTTCGTCGGCCGCCGTCTTCCCGCCTGGGAGTCCCTTTTTCTTTACCTGCTGGTTACGGTCGCAGTCCTTTTCGCGGTCTTTACGCCCGGGGCCTTTCCGGAATGCGTCCGTGAAGGGTCCGGACCGACCCTCTTCCGGATCGCCGGAGGGTATGCCGTCGGTGGAACCCTTGCCGTTGCGGCGATTCTCCTTTTCCGGGTCCGGACGGCCTTTGACGGGATCGTATATCGACTGGTGATGGCCGCCATCCTGATCAAGGCGGTTCAGGAGACGGCGTTCGTTTTCGTCTCCGGCGTGTCCGGATACGCAGGCGTTCTGCAGCATTTCCTGAACATCGTTGCCTTGTGGCTGGTCTACCTGGCATTGATCGATACGGGGCTCAGGCGCCCCTATGACTTGCTGTTCCGCAGCCTCAAGGAAAGCGAGAAAGCCCTTCGCGGCTCGGAAGAGCAGTTCCGGAGACTGGCGGAGGAATCCATTGTCGGGGTTCTCGTCCTGCAGGACAACCGGATTCGCTACGCCAACCACCGCCTCATCGAGATGTTCGGCTATTTGCCGGAGGAGGTCATCAACCGCATGTCTCCGGCCGAAATCATCGTTCCCGAAGACCTTCCCATTCTGGAGGAGAACCTGCGGCGGCGCGTGGCCGGAGACAGAAATGTGATCCACACCCCCTACCGGGCGGTGCACAAGGACGGATCGGTGCTGAATGTGGAGGTCCACTCGGTCATGATCACCTATCAGGGAAGGGTGGCCATCATGGGAACCGTAATCGATGTGACGAATCACATCCGGGCCCAGGAGGCGGTCCGTTACATGGCCTACCACGATTCCCTGACGGGGCTGCCGAACCGTTCCCTGCTGCAGGACCGCGTCGATACGGCCCTTGCGGCCGCCAGCCGCGCAAACCGCCACGCGGCGCTGATGGTTCTCGACCTGGATCGCTTCAAGGAAGTGAACGACACCCTTGGACATGCCCTGGGAGATCAACTTCTGGTGGAGGTGTCGGGAAGACTCCGCCAGGCGGTTCGGGAAAGCGATACGGTGGCCCGTCTCGGAGGGGACGAGTTTGTGGTCTTTCTGCCGGAAATCCGGAAGGAGAAGGCGGCTCTCGTGGTGGCCGAAAAGATCGTCGAGTCTCTGGGGATGGATTTTGTCCTGGAAGGGCATCCTGTCCATACCTCTGCAAGCGTCGGGATCGCCCGTTTCCCGGAGGACGGAAAGGACGGCAGGACCCTGCTCAGGAAGGCCGACGAGGCGATGTACCGGGCAAAGGAAGCAGGCGGCAACCGGTATGAACAGGTCTCGACCTTTCAGGAGCCGGATGCAGGGAATCCGCCGGAGGAGATGCGGGATCTCCGGGCGGATTCTCTCTGA
- a CDS encoding ACT domain-containing protein, protein MIAHQLSIFAENKPGKLAAVTSVLAKAKISIRATTIATTDTFGVINLIVDDPKEAQAALTKAGMMVKLRPVLAILIDDRPGGLDRLTQLLFKEGVNVNNAYGFVLESREKAVFVVDVDQMDKAEKLVEKNGFRTLDTEALSAIEPFHYMKY, encoded by the coding sequence ATGATCGCACATCAGCTTTCCATTTTCGCGGAGAACAAGCCCGGCAAGCTTGCCGCCGTCACCTCCGTCCTGGCCAAGGCAAAGATCAGCATCCGGGCGACCACGATCGCCACGACGGACACCTTCGGCGTCATCAACCTGATCGTGGACGATCCCAAGGAGGCCCAGGCCGCCCTGACCAAAGCAGGGATGATGGTGAAACTGAGGCCCGTCCTGGCGATCCTTATCGACGACAGGCCCGGCGGGCTGGACCGGCTCACCCAGCTTCTCTTCAAGGAAGGCGTCAACGTGAACAACGCCTACGGCTTCGTCCTGGAAAGCCGGGAAAAGGCCGTGTTCGTGGTGGACGTGGACCAGATGGACAAGGCAGAAAAACTGGTTGAAAAGAACGGATTCCGGACACTGGACACGGAGGCCCTGTCGGCCATTGAACCGTTTCACTACATGAAGTACTGA
- a CDS encoding phenylacetate--CoA ligase: MYWEKELETMDRGRLAALQLERLRETAKRAVQSFYYGKAFSDAGLHPEDIRTLDDLQKIPFTTKDDLRENWPYGFLAVPKDDLIRMHSSSGTTGRATVIFHTKSDVDAWTNLVARCMYMTGLRKSDVFQNMMTYGLFTGGLGFHYGAERVGALTIPAGAGNSKRQIQLMRDFDTTAIHIIPSYALHLYTVFEELGLKPAKDTKVRMAFIGAEPHSEKMRKRIEEFYGFKAFNSYGLSEMNGPGVAFECPEQNGMHIWEDNFIVEIIDPVTLRPVPDGQEGELVMTTLLREGMPVMRYRTKDLTRILPGECPCGRTHRRIERITGRTDDMMILKGVNIFPIQIEKKLMEIPGVGRNFVILLEREGFNDLMHIKVEVERDYFSGELRHLEALRRRIVEELKSDILITPKVDLVEPDSLPKTEGKAVRVIDNREN, from the coding sequence ATGTACTGGGAAAAAGAACTGGAAACGATGGACCGCGGACGACTGGCGGCCCTTCAGCTGGAGCGGCTCCGGGAAACCGCGAAACGGGCCGTCCAATCCTTTTATTACGGGAAAGCCTTCTCGGATGCGGGCCTCCACCCGGAGGACATCCGCACCCTCGACGATCTGCAGAAAATCCCCTTCACCACCAAGGACGACCTCCGGGAAAACTGGCCCTACGGATTCCTGGCCGTTCCGAAGGACGATCTGATCCGCATGCACTCGTCCTCGGGGACCACGGGCCGGGCCACCGTCATATTCCACACGAAGAGCGACGTCGACGCCTGGACGAACCTGGTGGCCCGCTGCATGTACATGACGGGGCTCCGAAAAAGCGACGTCTTCCAGAACATGATGACCTACGGCCTGTTCACCGGCGGCCTGGGCTTCCATTACGGGGCGGAGCGGGTCGGTGCCCTCACGATCCCCGCCGGGGCGGGCAACAGCAAGCGCCAGATCCAGCTCATGCGGGACTTCGACACGACGGCCATCCATATCATCCCCAGCTACGCCCTGCACCTCTACACCGTCTTCGAGGAGCTCGGCCTCAAGCCGGCGAAGGATACGAAAGTCCGCATGGCCTTCATCGGCGCGGAGCCCCACTCGGAAAAAATGCGGAAGCGAATTGAGGAATTCTACGGCTTCAAGGCCTTCAACTCCTACGGCCTTTCGGAGATGAACGGACCCGGCGTGGCCTTCGAGTGTCCCGAGCAGAACGGGATGCACATCTGGGAGGACAACTTCATCGTCGAGATCATCGATCCGGTTACCCTCCGGCCTGTCCCGGACGGCCAGGAGGGGGAGCTGGTCATGACTACCCTTCTCCGGGAGGGCATGCCGGTCATGCGGTACCGGACGAAGGACCTGACCCGCATCCTCCCCGGCGAATGCCCCTGTGGGCGCACCCATCGCCGTATCGAGCGGATCACCGGCCGCACCGACGACATGATGATCCTCAAAGGGGTCAACATCTTCCCCATCCAGATCGAGAAGAAGCTCATGGAGATCCCGGGAGTCGGCCGGAATTTCGTCATCCTCCTGGAGCGGGAAGGCTTCAACGACCTGATGCACATCAAGGTCGAGGTGGAGCGGGATTACTTCAGCGGCGAGCTTCGCCACCTGGAGGCCCTGCGGCGCCGCATCGTGGAGGAGCTCAAGAGCGACATCCTCATCACGCCGAAAGTGGACCTGGTGGAACCCGACAGCCTCCCGAAGACGGAGGGGAAAGCGGTCCGGGTCATCGACAACCGCGAAAATTGA
- a CDS encoding chloride channel protein: MEIRFGKYRQTLSTVRMKSIGRWIVLGITVGVVSGLGAMLFNYLLISGTRFFMMDLVAWMTPESYQSVHILGFPPARWLMIVIPALGGLISGFLVYRFAPEAEGHGTDAMIDSFHRKGGAVRPPVPVIKTIASAITIGSGGSAGKEGPIAQIGSGFASILAAFLKMDEPSRRLMLLAGAAGGIGAIFKAPLGAALFAVEVLYRKPEFEFEGIIPCIISSIVAFTVYSLHTGYGTIFTIPNLAPVTAPVELLLYGIFGILCAAVGYVYVRVFYGMRDLFTGWLRMNKIYRPAIGGLLLGVLAFFLPEVLGGGYDWIQSAIDGKMAMLMMLILVFAKIVATSLTIGSGGSGGVFAPSLFIGAMLGGAYGHLCGSIFDPLSLHPGAFVLVGMGGFFAGVAKVPIASLIMVAEMTGGYSLIVPLMIVSTISYLLLGDVSLYEKQVPARIDSPAHLGDFAVDMLEHVTVSDAVPPDRKVETIPEGCRFDALLQRMVDSTQSNFPVVDAAGRLTGILSISDVRRVMLDEELHNLVVAKDVATDHVFTVNPGDDLKTVLRMMTKAEIRELPIVDPRDPGKVISMISRKDIIRIYYDQIEKIKAGRNGQTTGLT, translated from the coding sequence ATGGAAATCAGATTCGGCAAATATCGGCAGACGCTTTCAACCGTGAGGATGAAATCCATCGGGCGCTGGATTGTTCTGGGGATCACGGTCGGGGTGGTTTCCGGGCTGGGAGCCATGCTCTTCAATTATCTGCTGATAAGCGGGACCCGGTTCTTCATGATGGATCTCGTTGCCTGGATGACCCCGGAATCCTACCAGTCCGTTCACATCCTCGGTTTTCCACCGGCTCGATGGCTGATGATCGTCATCCCGGCCCTGGGCGGATTGATTTCCGGATTCCTGGTTTACCGGTTTGCCCCGGAGGCGGAGGGTCACGGGACCGACGCCATGATTGACAGCTTTCACCGGAAGGGAGGGGCGGTCCGCCCGCCGGTTCCGGTCATCAAGACCATCGCCTCGGCGATCACCATCGGTTCCGGAGGGTCCGCCGGCAAGGAAGGTCCCATCGCCCAGATCGGTTCCGGCTTCGCCTCCATTCTGGCCGCTTTTCTCAAGATGGACGAGCCGAGCCGCCGGCTTATGCTTCTCGCCGGCGCCGCGGGAGGAATCGGTGCCATCTTCAAAGCACCGCTGGGAGCCGCACTCTTTGCCGTGGAGGTGCTCTACCGGAAACCGGAATTCGAGTTCGAGGGGATCATCCCCTGCATCATATCCTCCATTGTGGCCTTCACCGTCTATTCCCTCCATACCGGATATGGTACGATCTTCACCATTCCCAACCTGGCCCCCGTGACCGCCCCGGTGGAGCTCCTGCTCTACGGAATCTTCGGCATCCTTTGCGCCGCCGTGGGGTATGTCTATGTCCGGGTTTTCTATGGCATGCGCGACCTTTTCACCGGCTGGCTCCGGATGAACAAGATCTACCGGCCCGCCATCGGCGGATTGCTGCTGGGTGTTCTCGCGTTCTTCCTGCCGGAGGTCCTGGGTGGTGGCTACGATTGGATTCAATCCGCCATTGACGGAAAGATGGCGATGCTTATGATGCTGATTCTGGTCTTTGCCAAGATCGTCGCTACGTCCCTTACGATCGGCTCGGGCGGGAGCGGGGGCGTCTTCGCGCCTTCGCTCTTCATCGGGGCCATGCTGGGGGGGGCGTACGGCCATTTGTGCGGAAGCATCTTCGATCCGTTGTCCCTTCATCCCGGCGCCTTCGTCCTGGTGGGAATGGGAGGGTTTTTTGCGGGGGTGGCCAAGGTTCCCATCGCTTCCCTGATCATGGTGGCGGAAATGACCGGCGGCTACAGCCTGATCGTGCCCCTCATGATCGTTTCGACGATTTCCTATCTCCTGCTGGGCGACGTCTCGCTTTACGAGAAACAGGTGCCCGCACGCATCGATTCGCCTGCCCATCTTGGCGATTTCGCGGTGGATATGCTCGAGCACGTCACCGTGTCGGATGCTGTGCCTCCGGACCGAAAAGTGGAGACCATTCCGGAGGGCTGCCGTTTCGATGCCCTTCTCCAGCGGATGGTCGATTCCACGCAATCCAATTTTCCAGTCGTTGACGCAGCAGGCCGTCTGACGGGGATCCTCTCCATATCGGATGTGCGCCGGGTCATGCTGGATGAGGAACTTCACAACCTGGTCGTGGCGAAGGATGTTGCAACGGATCATGTCTTCACCGTGAACCCCGGCGACGACCTGAAGACGGTGCTCCGGATGATGACGAAAGCGGAAATCCGTGAACTGCCCATCGTGGATCCCCGCGACCCTGGAAAGGTGATTTCCATGATCAGCCGCAAGGACATTATTCGAATCTACTATGATCAGATCGAAAAGATCAAAGCGGGCAGGAACGGCCAGACAACGGGATTGACCTGA
- a CDS encoding MarR family winged helix-turn-helix transcriptional regulator: MDKKHRAIADIIDNVRRIFQILNEQSKKIERETGLTGPQLWTIKAIDESSPVRVLDLARRIYLHPATVVGILDRLETRGYLLRKRSEEDRRVVWLELTEKGKDLLSSAPEVAQGLLASGLETLGEGKLRDINHGLIQLVEIFGAQTVPPQLIRSPEWNVPAKEHPSLDQRKREP; encoded by the coding sequence TTGGACAAAAAGCACCGGGCCATCGCGGACATCATCGATAACGTGAGAAGAATCTTTCAGATTCTAAACGAACAGTCCAAGAAGATCGAGCGGGAAACCGGTCTGACGGGGCCGCAGCTCTGGACGATCAAGGCCATTGACGAGTCCTCGCCTGTGCGGGTGCTCGACCTGGCCCGGCGCATCTACCTTCACCCCGCCACGGTGGTCGGCATCCTGGATCGCCTGGAGACGCGGGGTTACCTGTTGCGGAAGCGGTCCGAAGAGGACCGGCGTGTTGTATGGTTGGAACTGACGGAAAAGGGGAAGGACCTTCTCTCATCGGCGCCCGAAGTGGCCCAGGGGCTTCTCGCCTCGGGACTCGAGACGCTGGGGGAGGGCAAACTCCGGGACATCAACCATGGACTCATACAACTGGTTGAAATATTCGGCGCCCAGACCGTGCCGCCACAGCTGATCCGGTCACCGGAATGGAATGTGCCGGCGAAGGAACATCCATCACTTGACCAGCGGAAGAGGGAACCATGA